Genomic segment of Polycladomyces abyssicola:
CCCGATCCCCATATGAATCCGGTCTGGAGATGGGGTTCCATCGCCTTTGCTGTGGCGGCCTTCATTGCCGGTATTGTCCTGTTATTGCCGTGGATGATCCCTTCGGACACGAAAGCGGAAACGTACGTATACATCGACATGAATCCCAGTCTGGAGCTTGGCATCAACGGTCAGCAGGAAGTGGTTATGGTACGGCCGCTCAATCAGCCTGCCCGACAGCTGATGCGAGGGATGGATTGGCAACGACAAAATATCCGGGAGTTTGTAGTCTCGTTTCTCGAACGGGCGCGTGATCGGGGATATATCCGGGGTAAAGAAGGGATCGTGTTGTCTGGTGTCTCTGACAAAGGATCAGTGAAACCTCTGTTGGAGCAGATTCGTCGGGAGATCCGACACCAGCCTCATCTGGCCACCGCATTGAATGTGTACACTTTGCCGTTGCCCAAGGAACTACGCGAAAAAGCGGAAGGCACCGGGTTGTCGCTCGGCAAATACGCTCTCTGGTTGTTGGCAAAGCGGGAAGGGGCTCCCATCTCGACGACTGTCGTGGCCAATGCATCGATCTCCCAGTTGATGAGTCAGCTGAAAACGGTGGAACCGGTGTTGACAGATCCACCGCCGGAGAAACAATGGGAGAATTGGCTGCAGGAACCGTCCCCGGCTACACAACCGGGTGATCAGGCTCCTCAAGATTCGGGCAACACCGACGAACCACCTGCACAGTCGGAGGAAAATCCGGCCCCTGCGGTGACGGAACCATCCCCTTCGGATGGAACGGCTACCGATTCACCACAGACATCAGATGTGGAAAACCCGTCCAACAGTGCATCGGACAATGGACAAACCACGGCTCCCGAGAGCGACTCGGAAACGTCACCGCCAAACCAAAACCCGTCGGATGACCAGGGAAGTCAAGAGAGCAGCGGCGGTGACGGAGGTCAGGATCAGAAATATCCGGAGCCGCAATCGACGAATCCGCCCGACGACTCCGCAAATGATACGGGTCAGGATGAAGGGACGCACACCAACCAGACGGAGGGGGCACCGTCTTCCTCCGTCGAACCCCAGTTCTTATCGGCTATGGGCTTTGTCGCTCCGCTCCCGCTCTCTTAGTTCGGTTTTGTATCGACCCTCCCCGAAAACAGTACTATCTGCGTAGTGAGGGGATTGCGATGAATGGGATTGGCATCGTACGCAAAGTGGATCATCTCGGACGGATTGTGTTGCCCAAAGAGCTGCGGGACATGATGAACATTCAACCGCATGACGGTGTGGAGATTTTTGTCAACGACGACTGCATCGTCCTGCAAAAATACAACCCTTCCTGCGTATTTTGCGGCGGAATGGAAAAACTGTTGTATTTCAAAGGCAAAATCTTGTGCGAATCTTGTCTTGAAGAAACGAGAAAATACGTCTCCTGACCCGATTAGCCCGCGAGGGCTCTTTTTTTTGCTTTTGACCTGGAAATGATTTTCTCTTTCGTGCTGCACAGCGAAACACTGACAATCTACCTGTAGAATTGATAGAATGAATATACAGATGATTATGTATACATGTTTTTTCTTAAAACGTGGAAATGTAAGAGCTTTAATACCAATTTATTACAAGGGGGTAGGCCAGTGGGAAATCGCAATGATCGTTACATTGTCGCTTCGATTCGGGAAAACGTGGGCTGGATCCGGTTGAACCGGCCGGAAGTATTGAACGCGTTAAATCTGCAGTTGATTTCGGAATTGGTGGCTGTCTTGACGGAAATGGACCGGGACGAAAACGTCCGTTGTATGGTCATTACCGGTAATGAGAAAGCATTCGCCGCCGGGGCGGATATCCCGGAGATGGCGGAAGCTTCGTCTGTGGAGATGCTCATTCAGGATCAGCTTGCTGAATGGGATCGCCTCCGGAAGTTAACTAAACCGTTGATCGCGGCGGTCAGTGGGTATGCGTTGGGAGGCGGTTGCGAATTGGCCATGGCTTGCGATTTGATCGTTGCTTCCGAGACGGCTGTGTTCGGTCAACCGGAAATCCTGCTCGGCGTTATACCGGGAGCTGGCGGCACCCAGCGGTTGACACGTGCCGTCGGGAAGGTGCGGGCGATGGAAATGGTATTGACCGGCCGATCGATGACCGCAAGGGAAGCACTTCAGGTCGGGCTGATCAACCGGGTGGTGCCGCCCGAGCTGTTGGAAGCGGAAGCGATGAATCTTGCCAAAAAGATCGCTCAACAACCACCGGTTGCTGTTCGGTTGGCCAAGCAAGCGGTACTCAAGGCGATGGACATGACCTTGGAAAATGGACTGGATTACGAGCAAAAGCTGTTTTATTTCCTGTTTTCCACTGAAGATCAAAAAGAGGGCATGCGTGCATTTGTCGAGAAACGGAAACCGCGGTTTCAGGGCAAATAGAAGAGGAATTTTCGAATCAATTCAGAAGGAGGAGATTTTATGCCGGAAACGGTGCAATTTACGAAGGAATCGGGCGTGGGGCTCATCACACTCAATCGCCCGGAAGTGTATAACGCATTCAACCAGCAGATGGGTGACGAATTGGTGCAAGTACTCAAGGAAGCCGCAAAGGATGCCGAAGTGCGTGCGGTGTTGTTGACCGGTTCGGGCAAGGCGTTTTGTTCCGGTCAGGATCTGCGTGATCGAAGTGATGCCAACCTGCAAACAATGTCGCTCGGCAACAGTGTGCGGACACGGTACAATCCGATCATTCGCGCCATCGTGCAGATGGAAAAACCGGTCATCGCTTCGGTGAACGGAGTGGCAGCCGGTGCGGGTTGCAGCCTTGCTTTGGCCTGCGATTTGCGCATCATCTCCGACAGGGCCAAATTCATCGTGGCGTTTTCGCGGATCGGCTTGGCTCCGGACAGTGGTGCCAGCTATTTCCTTCCACGGCTGATCGGTTTCGGCAGGGCAATGGAGATCGCACTGACCGGCCGCGATGTGGAGGCGCAGGAGGCCGTACAGGTCGGGCTGGCAGACCGGATCGTGCCTCACGATCAGTTGGAGGAAGAGGCTTTCCGGTGGGCAAGACAGCTCGCGCAGGGACCGACCAAGGCGTACAGCCTGACCAAACGGGCGCTGTTTTACGGGATGGAACATTCATGGGAGGAAGCACTGGAATACGAAGCGCAGATGCAGGAAATCGCGGGGAAAACGGAGGATTTTCGTGAGGGTGTGATGGCATTCGCGGAAAAGAGAAAGCCCCAGTTCCGCGGAAAATGAACCGTGGCCGTCGGGTGAACACCCCGATTTGATCGGGCATATCATTAGTCATAGGGAAAACGGAATGGCGGACGAGAATACTTACATTTTTGAGGGAACGGAAGGGTGCCCGATGAAAAATCAGCAGACACAGACCCTGCAGTTGGTGAACAACAGTGCCAACGTGGAGGGAGCCACGATGCGGGATATTTTTGAACTGATGGACCAATTCGGACACGAACAAGTGATCTTCTGTCGCCATCCGCAATCCGGTTTGAAAGCGATCATCGCCATTCACAACACCACGATGGGCCCGGCGTTGGGGGGATGCCGGATGGCACCGTACACCACGACGGATGAAGCACTGGAGGATGTGTTGCGCCTTTCCAGGGGCATGACATACAAGTGCGGTGTGGTTGATGTGGATTTCGGCGGTGGAAAAG
This window contains:
- a CDS encoding AbrB/MazE/SpoVT family DNA-binding domain-containing protein, coding for MNGIGIVRKVDHLGRIVLPKELRDMMNIQPHDGVEIFVNDDCIVLQKYNPSCVFCGGMEKLLYFKGKILCESCLEETRKYVS
- a CDS encoding enoyl-CoA hydratase-related protein — translated: MPETVQFTKESGVGLITLNRPEVYNAFNQQMGDELVQVLKEAAKDAEVRAVLLTGSGKAFCSGQDLRDRSDANLQTMSLGNSVRTRYNPIIRAIVQMEKPVIASVNGVAAGAGCSLALACDLRIISDRAKFIVAFSRIGLAPDSGASYFLPRLIGFGRAMEIALTGRDVEAQEAVQVGLADRIVPHDQLEEEAFRWARQLAQGPTKAYSLTKRALFYGMEHSWEEALEYEAQMQEIAGKTEDFREGVMAFAEKRKPQFRGK
- a CDS encoding anti-sigma factor domain-containing protein, with translation MRKGIVMEVGSRDWVVMTSDGEFLHVPKQHHHAQPGDEVIVPDPHMNPVWRWGSIAFAVAAFIAGIVLLLPWMIPSDTKAETYVYIDMNPSLELGINGQQEVVMVRPLNQPARQLMRGMDWQRQNIREFVVSFLERARDRGYIRGKEGIVLSGVSDKGSVKPLLEQIRREIRHQPHLATALNVYTLPLPKELREKAEGTGLSLGKYALWLLAKREGAPISTTVVANASISQLMSQLKTVEPVLTDPPPEKQWENWLQEPSPATQPGDQAPQDSGNTDEPPAQSEENPAPAVTEPSPSDGTATDSPQTSDVENPSNSASDNGQTTAPESDSETSPPNQNPSDDQGSQESSGGDGGQDQKYPEPQSTNPPDDSANDTGQDEGTHTNQTEGAPSSSVEPQFLSAMGFVAPLPLS
- a CDS encoding enoyl-CoA hydratase-related protein, encoding MGNRNDRYIVASIRENVGWIRLNRPEVLNALNLQLISELVAVLTEMDRDENVRCMVITGNEKAFAAGADIPEMAEASSVEMLIQDQLAEWDRLRKLTKPLIAAVSGYALGGGCELAMACDLIVASETAVFGQPEILLGVIPGAGGTQRLTRAVGKVRAMEMVLTGRSMTAREALQVGLINRVVPPELLEAEAMNLAKKIAQQPPVAVRLAKQAVLKAMDMTLENGLDYEQKLFYFLFSTEDQKEGMRAFVEKRKPRFQGK